One part of the Lachnospiraceae bacterium JLR.KK002 genome encodes these proteins:
- a CDS encoding site-specific integrase, producing the protein MNLSKDKKTGKWLCQFYYTDWQGNRKKKFKRGFRTKSEAEAWARDFLQQQESNLEMRFDKFVEIYLEDMEARLKENTVRTKRYIIDLKILPYFGSRAINEIKAADIRKWQNEMLKKGYSETYLKTINNQLSAIFNYAERYYDLQGSPCKKAGSIGKSRAEEMDFWTKDEYLQFLEGVRDKPVSYMAFQLLYWTGVRIGELMALTYNDINWEQRTISINKSYQRIQGRDVITTPKTPKSNRVITLPDFLVEDLREYTSKLYGIMPDARMFQFTKSYLTAEMLRGVKKTGVKKIRLHDLRHSHASLLVEMNFSIKEIADRLGHEKVETTLNTYSHLYPNKQAQLADRLNGEFQRKELEI; encoded by the coding sequence ATGAATTTAAGCAAGGACAAGAAAACAGGAAAATGGTTGTGCCAGTTTTATTATACGGACTGGCAGGGCAACCGGAAGAAAAAGTTTAAACGTGGTTTCCGAACAAAATCGGAAGCGGAGGCATGGGCAAGGGATTTTTTGCAACAGCAGGAAAGTAATCTGGAGATGCGCTTCGACAAGTTCGTGGAGATTTATCTGGAGGATATGGAGGCGAGGCTGAAAGAAAATACGGTACGCACCAAGCGGTATATTATTGATTTGAAAATTCTCCCTTACTTTGGAAGTCGCGCAATCAACGAAATCAAGGCAGCGGATATCCGCAAGTGGCAGAATGAAATGCTGAAAAAGGGTTATTCAGAAACGTATCTCAAGACCATTAACAATCAGTTGTCGGCTATTTTCAATTATGCGGAGCGATATTACGACTTGCAGGGAAGTCCATGCAAGAAGGCAGGAAGTATTGGAAAAAGTAGGGCAGAGGAAATGGATTTTTGGACGAAGGATGAATATCTGCAGTTCCTTGAGGGAGTGCGGGACAAGCCGGTATCCTATATGGCATTTCAGCTATTATACTGGACTGGGGTAAGGATTGGAGAATTGATGGCATTAACTTATAACGATATCAACTGGGAACAGAGAACGATTTCCATTAACAAATCTTATCAACGGATTCAGGGCAGGGATGTGATTACTACACCAAAAACTCCTAAAAGCAATCGTGTTATTACATTGCCGGATTTTTTGGTGGAGGATTTAAGGGAATACACATCAAAACTTTATGGCATCATGCCGGATGCAAGGATGTTTCAATTTACCAAGAGTTATCTGACTGCGGAGATGCTTCGTGGCGTGAAAAAGACGGGAGTAAAGAAGATTCGCTTGCACGATCTGCGTCACTCGCATGCCAGTTTGCTTGTGGAGATGAATTTCTCTATCAAAGAAATTGCTGACCGTTTGGGACATGAGAAAGTGGAGACAACATTGAACACTTATTCCCATTTATATCCCAATAAGCAGGCACAGCTTGCAGATAGGTTAAATGGAGAATTTCAGAGAAAGGAGCTGGAGATATGA
- a CDS encoding helix-turn-helix transcriptional regulator, with translation MTVGEKIKTYRKMRGISQKMLGELAGGINEVTIRKYEAGDRNPKPEQLLKIANALGISINIFMDFDIETVSDVLSLIFKMDEQLDIEFTGKKNKKGEYDQNSIALKFNNPAINDRLAKWARTRDLVQKTVDARDEFETEEEYQNEVADMRDKADEVKQHLMDSNMVVKKGTEGIVIKNRN, from the coding sequence ATGACTGTTGGAGAAAAAATAAAGACTTACCGCAAAATGCGTGGCATCTCCCAAAAAATGCTGGGAGAGCTGGCAGGCGGCATAAATGAAGTAACGATACGGAAATATGAAGCTGGAGACCGCAACCCAAAACCGGAACAGCTTTTGAAAATCGCTAATGCACTCGGCATCAGCATTAACATCTTTATGGATTTTGATATTGAAACAGTATCAGATGTGCTGTCCCTGATTTTTAAGATGGACGAGCAGTTAGATATTGAATTTACGGGTAAGAAGAATAAGAAAGGGGAATATGATCAGAATTCCATTGCTTTGAAATTCAATAATCCGGCAATCAATGACAGACTTGCAAAATGGGCGAGAACTAGGGACTTGGTTCAAAAAACAGTGGATGCCAGAGACGAGTTTGAAACAGAAGAAGAATACCAGAATGAAGTTGCTGATATGCGGGATAAAGCGGATGAGGTGAAGCAACATTTGATGGATAGTAATATGGTTGTGAAGAAAGGTACTGAAGGCATAGTTATAAAAAACAGGAATTAA
- a CDS encoding DUF6040 family protein → MNLKDRRQSEMKPPDMSENLQTDESKKTQSWNDTTEKYRMLLADQSETIRTQKNTISEQEKIIRQQVSDIREQNRKISELRSNLEQVRADMAETESNLREQHESRLSEKDSQILQAQNLAQEWKKKAEKAELDLKQMEQNHSSQISRLKSEIQNLSDKIVKLNGADLVLKENEKLKKQNGELQKSERKAREEAEKEVAHVKSEYYQKEQELDRLIEDAEQEKQKAISVQSVVQKLTDQKANRLTEDTRRQLQIWYQTKKAAMQGYVGVLTMICFVTTILSVIRQRVFCGDAIQFFKGFGKVIQIFAVHMHATILSIAEVTERVPNNVAAVILKWGMVVLLWIMPAALIGFGIYKFWEKYGEDIRKGIDVWNCSVAVLILAWLVYFGDYVKELVSVNLFGIWLLVDVLLVLIGWYVWGCKKHRGLC, encoded by the coding sequence ATGAATTTGAAAGACAGGCGGCAGTCAGAGATGAAACCGCCCGATATGAGCGAGAACTTGCAGACAGACGAGAGCAAGAAAACGCAGAGTTGGAACGATACTACCGAGAAGTACAGGATGCTGCTGGCGGATCAGTCCGAGACAATTCGCACACAGAAGAATACGATCAGCGAACAGGAGAAGATAATCCGCCAGCAGGTATCGGATATCAGGGAACAGAACCGAAAAATATCGGAATTGAGAAGCAATCTGGAGCAGGTCAGAGCAGATATGGCAGAGACGGAAAGCAATCTGAGAGAACAGCACGAGAGCAGGCTATCCGAGAAAGATTCGCAGATCTTGCAGGCACAAAATCTGGCTCAGGAATGGAAGAAGAAAGCCGAAAAAGCAGAGCTGGACTTGAAGCAGATGGAACAGAATCATTCCTCACAGATATCCAGACTCAAGTCCGAGATTCAGAATCTCAGCGACAAAATCGTGAAGCTGAACGGTGCAGACTTGGTGCTGAAAGAGAACGAAAAACTCAAGAAGCAAAACGGGGAATTGCAAAAGAGCGAGAGAAAAGCCAGAGAGGAGGCGGAGAAAGAGGTCGCTCACGTTAAATCGGAGTATTATCAGAAAGAGCAGGAACTTGACCGATTGATTGAGGATGCAGAGCAGGAAAAGCAGAAGGCAATAAGTGTGCAGTCTGTGGTTCAGAAGTTGACCGATCAGAAAGCGAATCGGTTGACAGAAGATACCCGCAGGCAGTTACAGATTTGGTATCAGACGAAAAAAGCAGCAATGCAGGGATATGTGGGAGTGCTGACTATGATATGTTTTGTGACAACGATATTGTCTGTTATTCGGCAGAGAGTTTTTTGTGGGGATGCCATTCAATTTTTTAAGGGATTTGGAAAAGTAATTCAGATTTTTGCGGTTCATATGCACGCTACTATTTTATCAATAGCAGAAGTAACGGAGAGAGTGCCAAATAATGTGGCAGCGGTTATTTTGAAATGGGGCATGGTAGTTTTGCTATGGATAATGCCAGCAGCATTGATTGGATTTGGAATATACAAGTTTTGGGAGAAGTATGGTGAAGATATCCGTAAAGGGATTGATGTGTGGAATTGTTCTGTAGCAGTGCTCATTTTGGCGTGGCTGGTGTATTTTGGAGATTATGTGAAAGAGCTTGTTTCTGTTAATCTGTTTGGAATATGGCTGTTGGTGGATGTATTGTTGGTGCTGATAGGCTGGTATGTGTGGGGATGTAAGAAACACAGGGGATTGTGTTGA
- a CDS encoding TnpV protein, producing MGKDKLEEIIVENGITYHLAEDGCYYPQLSLEQKTDYVIGKYGIIRGEYMIKYRRHEYLKMLMAGTWNQHLHDVDEECHREVELAVKRIMEKEGVTEQLKKEKLLEWVGRVNGIKVRVEEIVKEEIIYR from the coding sequence ATGGGAAAAGATAAGTTGGAGGAGATTATTGTAGAGAATGGAATTACATATCATTTAGCAGAGGATGGTTGTTATTATCCACAACTAAGCCTGGAACAGAAAACAGATTATGTGATAGGAAAGTACGGTATCATACGTGGGGAGTATATGATAAAGTATCGGAGGCATGAGTATCTGAAAATGCTTATGGCTGGTACTTGGAATCAGCATCTGCATGACGTGGATGAGGAGTGTCACAGGGAGGTGGAACTGGCGGTAAAGCGGATTATGGAGAAAGAGGGTGTGACGGAGCAGTTGAAGAAGGAGAAACTGCTGGAATGGGTGGGAAGGGTGAATGGGATAAAGGTAAGGGTGGAGGAGATTGTGAAAGAAGAGATTATATACAGGTAG
- a CDS encoding Eco57I restriction-modification methylase domain-containing protein, producing the protein MKFDFVIGNPPYQDESNGEMRNYAPPIYDRFMDACYEIADVVELIHPARFLFNAGSTPKAWNEKMLQDEHFKVLYYEEDGNKIFPSLTTPLRGGVAITYRNASESYGAIQAFTKFPEVNAILQKVINDASFQTLMDIVYSRTSYRFTDRMHEEHPDAINKLSNGHAYDMSSNILQRLPDIFFDVEPDDENDYIQILGRDNGKRVYKYIRRDYVKRVDNLDFYKLYVAQANGSGEFGEAMSDPVVEKPGVGATETFISIGKFDTEDEAKSVEKYIKTKFARTLLSVLKVTQNGNKPVWRMIPLQNFTESSDIDWSKSVQEIDSQLYEKYGLDEQEIDFIESHVKEME; encoded by the coding sequence ATGAAGTTTGATTTTGTTATTGGTAATCCGCCGTATCAGGATGAATCTAATGGGGAAATGAGGAATTATGCCCCGCCGATTTATGATAGATTTATGGATGCATGTTATGAAATTGCTGATGTAGTAGAGTTGATTCATCCGGCAAGATTTTTATTCAATGCTGGTTCAACTCCAAAGGCATGGAATGAAAAAATGCTCCAAGATGAACATTTCAAGGTGCTTTATTATGAAGAGGATGGAAATAAGATTTTTCCATCTCTTACTACACCGCTAAGGGGTGGTGTTGCAATTACATATAGAAATGCATCTGAGTCATATGGTGCAATCCAAGCATTTACAAAATTTCCAGAGGTTAATGCTATATTACAGAAAGTAATCAATGATGCATCTTTTCAAACATTGATGGACATTGTTTATTCGAGAACATCATATCGTTTTACTGATAGAATGCACGAAGAGCATCCTGATGCGATAAATAAATTAAGTAATGGACATGCTTATGATATGTCTTCCAACATATTACAGCGATTACCTGACATTTTTTTTGATGTTGAACCAGATGATGAAAATGATTATATTCAAATTCTTGGACGAGATAATGGTAAGCGTGTGTATAAATATATTCGTAGGGATTATGTGAAGCGAGTTGATAATCTTGATTTTTACAAATTATATGTGGCGCAAGCAAATGGAAGCGGAGAATTCGGCGAAGCAATGAGTGATCCTGTAGTTGAAAAGCCAGGGGTAGGAGCTACGGAAACATTTATTAGTATTGGGAAATTTGATACAGAGGATGAGGCTAAGTCGGTAGAAAAGTACATTAAAACTAAATTTGCTCGTACTTTGCTGAGTGTTTTGAAGGTAACTCAAAATGGCAATAAGCCTGTATGGCGGATGATTCCGTTGCAAAATTTTACAGAATCCTCTGATATTGATTGGTCAAAATCTGTTCAAGAGATTGACTCACAACTATATGAAAAATATGGCTTAGATGAACAAGAAATTGATTTTATTGAATCGCATGTAAAGGAGATGGAATAA
- a CDS encoding IS5 family transposase encodes MYKPIDKLQHSFLDFNQPMGLHMNPDNRWIKLADRIPWDEFEVKYAKLFPSDTGNVAKPLRMALGALIIQTKFQYSDRELVEQIAENPYLQYFIGLPGFREEAPFDASTLVLFRKRISAEMLMEVNEYLLSHKDDDKDDHTPPSVGKSGDDGTAKEDTNKGTLTLDATCAPANIRYPQDISLLNEAREKLENIIYRFCKCYGLKLPRRYRKRARKEYLAFAKSRKHTAKKIRSAIRRQLGYVKRDLGYLEQFMSDGYAMAGKDIDLYLTIIKLHEQQQYMYDNRVHSVEHRIVSIAQPWLRPIVRGKVKAPVEFGAKFDLSLDSEGYGRIEKISFEAYNESTCLIEAIERFKERTGYYPERVLADQIYRTRENRSYCKEHGIRLSGPKLGRPSATAKVDKKQEYQDNTDRIEVERTFSLSKRCYGMSCITTKLEETQLTSIALSVFVTNLFRIQRRILCALLHLFRFWHDRSRCKSWKLQIAT; translated from the coding sequence ATGTACAAACCGATTGACAAGTTACAGCATTCATTCCTCGATTTCAACCAGCCTATGGGACTCCACATGAATCCGGATAACCGTTGGATCAAACTGGCTGACCGCATCCCATGGGACGAGTTTGAAGTAAAATATGCCAAGCTGTTTCCAAGTGATACGGGCAATGTTGCCAAGCCTCTTCGTATGGCATTAGGAGCTCTGATCATCCAGACCAAGTTCCAGTATTCCGACCGTGAGCTTGTAGAACAGATCGCAGAGAATCCGTATCTGCAATACTTTATCGGGCTTCCTGGATTTCGGGAAGAAGCTCCGTTTGATGCAAGTACACTGGTTCTCTTCCGTAAACGCATTTCCGCAGAGATGCTGATGGAAGTAAACGAGTATCTTCTTTCCCATAAGGATGATGACAAAGATGACCATACTCCTCCATCCGTAGGAAAATCCGGTGATGATGGTACTGCAAAAGAAGATACAAACAAAGGAACGCTGACCCTTGATGCAACCTGTGCACCTGCAAACATACGTTATCCGCAGGACATCTCGCTTTTGAACGAAGCAAGAGAGAAGCTGGAAAACATCATTTACCGATTTTGTAAATGTTATGGTCTTAAGCTGCCCAGAAGATACCGCAAACGCGCCAGAAAAGAGTATCTTGCATTTGCCAAGAGCAGAAAGCACACGGCAAAGAAAATCCGCAGCGCAATCCGCAGACAGCTTGGCTATGTGAAAAGAGATCTTGGCTATTTGGAACAGTTCATGAGTGATGGATACGCCATGGCAGGTAAGGATATCGACTTGTATCTTACCATCATCAAGCTGCATGAACAGCAACAGTATATGTATGATAACAGAGTCCATTCTGTGGAGCATCGCATTGTAAGCATTGCGCAGCCATGGCTTCGACCGATTGTCAGAGGTAAGGTCAAAGCACCTGTTGAATTTGGTGCAAAATTTGATCTCAGTCTTGACAGCGAAGGTTACGGGCGTATCGAAAAAATATCTTTTGAGGCATACAACGAGAGTACCTGCCTGATTGAAGCAATAGAGCGTTTCAAAGAACGTACTGGTTATTATCCGGAACGTGTTCTGGCAGATCAGATATATCGGACCAGGGAAAACAGGAGTTATTGCAAGGAGCATGGGATCCGGTTATCAGGTCCAAAGCTGGGCAGACCAAGTGCCACAGCAAAAGTTGATAAAAAGCAAGAGTATCAGGATAATACCGATAGAATCGAAGTGGAGCGCACCTTCAGCCTGAGCAAACGCTGCTATGGTATGAGCTGCATTACCACAAAACTGGAAGAAACGCAGCTGACTTCTATTGCATTATCTGTATTCGTGACGAATCTGTTCAGGATTCAGAGGCGAATACTTTGCGCTCTTTTGCATCTGTTCCGATTCTGGCATGACCGGAGCAGATGTAAGAGTTGGAAGTTGCAGATAGCTACTTAA
- a CDS encoding ParM/StbA family protein codes for MDFKSTMICAEREVLMYFNEKNVLLCGLDHGFSTMKTTHAIFDNGVEQLGGEATLSNNTLVYNGKNYKVGEGRLPMMKTKTEDESYFLLTLAGVAKELDVYHKQSADVILAVGLPFSRFGQEKQEFRDYLFRKGEIFFRYSGKDYQICIKDVMVFPQCYAAIADRMRMYGAESLIVDVGSKTVDVIHVQKYVPVERESTSIPEALIQCMEGIKSSVYQICNKKVSEDIIRQMIVDGDAMIPEDCKSVIRDGLRNFAKGIEAKLSELGFDLEMMPVVYAGGGALVMKRYGTIRGTHVHYLDDIRANARGYEYLARQKCKL; via the coding sequence ATGGATTTTAAAAGCACAATGATTTGTGCGGAAAGAGAGGTACTTATGTATTTTAATGAGAAGAATGTATTGCTTTGCGGTCTGGATCATGGCTTTTCTACCATGAAAACCACTCATGCAATCTTTGACAACGGGGTGGAACAGTTGGGCGGGGAGGCAACCTTATCCAACAATACCCTTGTTTACAATGGAAAAAATTATAAAGTGGGGGAGGGCAGACTGCCCATGATGAAAACCAAAACAGAGGACGAGAGTTATTTTCTGCTGACACTGGCAGGAGTGGCAAAGGAACTGGATGTGTACCACAAACAAAGTGCAGATGTTATTCTGGCGGTGGGGCTTCCGTTCAGTCGGTTCGGGCAGGAGAAACAGGAGTTTCGTGATTATCTATTTCGGAAAGGGGAGATTTTCTTTCGGTACAGTGGAAAGGATTACCAAATTTGCATAAAAGATGTGATGGTATTTCCACAGTGCTATGCTGCCATTGCAGACAGGATGCGGATGTATGGTGCAGAGAGCCTGATTGTTGATGTTGGGAGCAAGACGGTTGATGTGATCCATGTCCAGAAATATGTGCCAGTGGAACGGGAAAGCACCAGCATCCCGGAGGCATTGATCCAGTGCATGGAAGGGATTAAAAGCAGTGTATACCAGATTTGTAACAAGAAAGTAAGCGAAGATATCATCCGTCAGATGATTGTAGATGGAGATGCCATGATACCGGAAGATTGCAAGTCGGTTATCAGAGATGGACTGCGGAATTTTGCAAAAGGGATTGAAGCGAAGCTGTCAGAGTTGGGATTTGATTTAGAAATGATGCCAGTTGTGTATGCCGGAGGCGGTGCGTTAGTAATGAAACGCTATGGAACAATACGGGGAACTCATGTGCATTATCTGGATGATATACGGGCAAATGCCAGAGGGTATGAGTATCTGGCGAGGCAGAAATGTAAGTTGTGA
- a CDS encoding P-loop NTPase fold protein, producing MFEHQIIEEVNRYLKDDSYQYAILIDGEWGCGKTYFVKHILLDKIKELEQDSNKRTAKYISLYGCKTIQDIQEAMVWVFAEEAKNFLAQRTTKHINPIIKNIPKYIKQKAPNNIEPAIGNILSTSKKILNKVREKFLPNVNVFEFTSDWFLMKDFIFIFDDLERCDCPINELFGFINGLVEHENTKVILIANEKEISMKELHVQKELQYFLVLNDRIEWKKKEDSNNHYHTYNTNNGKIKISELEERRRLLFSDEIYDSQYKKIREKLIGITLHYQPNVREICKQLISNTSLDNTLAKELNEHIDIFYDYMNQYSHHNLRTFQFYISKISYLCQRLSELSIDDDYFDAVMSFLIQDCFIWAIEFKSEFKPPTDEWQKIHYDVRPKSIAVKKYVETGEFVSDDFKSDINKYINEQLREKLSINDPVNQLYNGYYYHSQEWCEKQIKNIKDRLTDDKYPFFVYQKIIILLQRLIDIGFSSEYLNEFKSIMLNNINNSNNPVKIDSDLFFVEDKVFKEKVLSQLRELNNAIAEKSDLSKEKSIIDILNGSDWAHELDNFVTDYRINYDPDSVLFSKAPTDIWIKTIANSNAADIDEFRHILNTLYSSNIVRSKNCLDDLSALKDIDEAIIPENYDDLIIRANLGWLKKQITSILEHYQKRLE from the coding sequence ATGTTTGAACATCAAATTATAGAAGAAGTCAACCGATACTTAAAAGATGATTCTTATCAATATGCAATTCTTATAGATGGTGAATGGGGATGTGGTAAGACTTACTTTGTCAAACATATTCTTTTAGATAAAATCAAAGAACTTGAGCAAGATTCCAACAAAAGAACAGCAAAATACATTTCCTTGTATGGATGCAAGACAATTCAAGATATACAAGAGGCAATGGTATGGGTTTTTGCAGAAGAAGCAAAAAATTTTTTAGCACAAAGAACAACAAAGCATATAAATCCCATTATTAAAAACATCCCTAAATATATAAAACAAAAAGCTCCAAACAATATAGAACCTGCTATCGGAAATATACTGTCAACATCTAAAAAAATTCTAAATAAAGTTAGGGAAAAATTTCTACCAAATGTTAATGTTTTTGAATTCACTTCCGATTGGTTTTTAATGAAAGACTTCATATTCATTTTTGATGATTTAGAGAGATGCGACTGCCCTATCAATGAACTATTTGGATTTATAAATGGTCTTGTAGAACATGAGAACACAAAGGTTATCCTTATCGCAAACGAAAAGGAAATCTCCATGAAAGAACTCCATGTCCAAAAAGAACTCCAGTACTTTTTAGTTTTAAATGATAGGATTGAATGGAAAAAGAAAGAAGACTCAAATAACCATTATCATACTTATAATACGAACAATGGTAAAATCAAAATTTCTGAACTTGAAGAAAGAAGGAGGCTGCTTTTTTCTGATGAAATATATGATAGTCAATACAAAAAAATCCGAGAAAAATTAATAGGCATTACTTTACACTATCAACCAAATGTAAGAGAGATATGCAAACAGCTTATCTCAAATACCAGTTTAGACAATACTCTTGCCAAAGAATTAAATGAACATATTGACATATTCTACGATTATATGAACCAGTATTCTCATCATAACTTAAGAACATTTCAATTTTACATTTCAAAAATATCATATCTTTGTCAAAGATTGTCAGAATTATCAATTGACGATGACTATTTCGATGCTGTAATGTCATTTTTGATCCAAGACTGTTTTATTTGGGCTATCGAATTCAAGTCCGAATTTAAGCCACCAACAGATGAATGGCAGAAAATTCATTATGATGTAAGACCTAAATCCATAGCAGTAAAAAAATATGTTGAAACTGGAGAATTTGTTTCTGACGATTTTAAATCTGATATAAACAAGTATATAAACGAGCAATTAAGGGAGAAACTTTCAATTAATGATCCTGTTAATCAGTTATATAATGGTTATTACTACCATTCTCAAGAATGGTGCGAGAAACAGATTAAAAACATTAAAGATAGACTAACTGATGATAAATATCCTTTTTTTGTCTATCAAAAAATCATTATATTATTACAAAGACTCATAGATATTGGTTTTTCTTCAGAGTATTTGAATGAATTTAAATCAATTATGTTAAACAATATAAATAACAGCAATAATCCAGTTAAAATAGATTCTGATTTATTTTTTGTTGAAGATAAAGTATTTAAAGAAAAAGTACTATCACAACTCAGAGAACTAAATAATGCCATTGCTGAAAAAAGCGATCTCTCAAAAGAAAAAAGCATTATTGATATACTAAATGGCTCTGATTGGGCTCACGAACTGGATAACTTCGTTACAGACTATAGAATAAATTATGATCCCGACAGTGTATTATTCAGCAAAGCACCAACAGATATATGGATAAAAACAATTGCTAATTCAAATGCCGCTGATATAGATGAATTCAGACATATTTTAAATACTTTGTACTCATCAAATATTGTTCGCAGTAAAAATTGCCTTGATGACCTTTCTGCACTAAAAGATATTGATGAAGCAATAATTCCAGAGAATTATGATGATTTAATTATACGTGCTAACTTAGGTTGGTTAAAGAAACAAATTACATCAATTTTAGAGCATTATCAAAAAAGATTAGAATAA
- a CDS encoding restriction endonuclease subunit M: MIINIQDDILKIQALGLLDKILADKTTKRNIMWATDAHSALGTKYERNEQITTDLITGSNAGVIKTRARKAMEQQTERTRQHAEVFTPLWICNKMNNYADEVWFGDKDIFQKDGKPTKRVVFQEENDWKCYVDSRRLEITCGEAPYLVSRYDVETGEMIPIVKRIGVLDRKLRVVNENTHTEAEWFRWVERAFQATYGYEFQGDNLLIARVNLLMTFEEYLQDRWQRKPSVEEYRKIVKVIVWNIWQMDGLTGTIPYSTAEETYHQMDLMELLGIDTKSEEENTQPPCRIFDWRGKCSSIEFLSLQREG, encoded by the coding sequence GTGATTATAAATATTCAAGATGATATTTTGAAGATACAGGCATTGGGATTGCTTGATAAAATATTAGCAGATAAAACCACGAAACGAAATATTATGTGGGCTACTGATGCACACAGTGCATTAGGGACAAAGTATGAGCGTAATGAACAGATTACTACGGATTTGATAACAGGTAGCAATGCGGGAGTTATCAAGACGCGTGCCCGTAAAGCAATGGAGCAGCAGACCGAAAGAACCAGACAGCATGCTGAGGTATTCACGCCATTGTGGATTTGTAATAAGATGAACAATTATGCGGATGAAGTGTGGTTTGGAGATAAAGATATCTTTCAAAAAGACGGGAAACCAACTAAACGAGTGGTATTTCAAGAAGAAAATGACTGGAAATGCTATGTAGATTCCAGAAGGCTTGAAATTACTTGCGGAGAAGCCCCGTATCTTGTTAGCAGATATGATGTAGAAACAGGAGAAATGATTCCTATTGTGAAACGTATAGGAGTATTGGATCGAAAGTTACGGGTAGTGAATGAAAATACGCATACGGAAGCAGAATGGTTTCGATGGGTAGAGCGTGCTTTTCAGGCAACTTATGGATATGAATTTCAAGGGGATAATTTGCTGATAGCACGTGTTAATCTTTTAATGACCTTTGAGGAATATCTGCAGGACAGGTGGCAACGTAAACCGTCTGTAGAAGAATATAGGAAGATTGTCAAAGTGATTGTCTGGAATATTTGGCAGATGGATGGATTGACAGGAACTATTCCATATAGTACAGCAGAAGAAACATATCATCAAATGGATTTGATGGAACTGTTGGGGATAGATACAAAAAGTGAAGAAGAGAATACGCAACCACCTTGTCGTATTTTTGATTGGCGTGGTAAATGTTCCAGTATAGAGTTTTTATCATTACAGAGAGAGGGATAA
- the mobC gene encoding plasmid mobilization relaxosome protein MobC — MRRRNKNVSVRMTEDEYAALTMRVAESGQTLQSFIINAVLGAKVSGREEVKELQKLNGHFADTNRQLRGMATNINQMAHVANGYGQIPQQSQLEQLHQELQLFRKEFDATWRLIRQLISLQKVMEPCGTVSNM; from the coding sequence ATGCGTAGAAGAAACAAAAATGTATCGGTGCGTATGACGGAGGATGAATATGCAGCTCTTACTATGAGGGTGGCGGAATCCGGTCAGACATTACAGTCATTTATTATCAATGCAGTGCTGGGGGCAAAGGTTTCCGGCAGGGAGGAAGTAAAAGAACTACAAAAGTTAAACGGACATTTTGCCGACACCAACAGACAGCTCAGGGGCATGGCAACAAATATCAACCAGATGGCACATGTGGCAAACGGCTACGGACAGATACCACAGCAGTCGCAACTGGAGCAGTTGCACCAAGAACTGCAGTTGTTCCGAAAGGAGTTTGATGCTACTTGGCGATTAATAAGACAATTAATAAGTCTACAAAAAGTCATGGAGCCATGCGGAACTGTATCGAATATGTGA